Proteins from one Psychromonas sp. psych-6C06 genomic window:
- a CDS encoding TIGR03643 family protein, with the protein MNKEIESRIIEMAWEDRTPFEAIELQFGMNQSDVIRFMRRHLKVGSFKLWRSRVSGRKTKHLKLRNPAISRSYCSTQYKHR; encoded by the coding sequence TTGAATAAAGAAATAGAATCAAGAATCATTGAAATGGCTTGGGAAGATAGAACTCCTTTTGAAGCAATAGAACTTCAGTTTGGTATGAATCAATCAGACGTCATCCGTTTCATGCGACGCCATCTCAAAGTTGGTAGCTTCAAACTTTGGCGTTCTCGCGTTTCAGGTCGCAAAACAAAACATCTTAAACTTCGTAATCCAGCTATATCCAGAAGTTACTGTTCAACACAGTACAAGCACCGTTAG